The Pristiophorus japonicus isolate sPriJap1 chromosome 3, sPriJap1.hap1, whole genome shotgun sequence genome has a segment encoding these proteins:
- the cnot9 gene encoding CCR4-NOT transcription complex subunit 9, producing MHSLAAGAPVTALAQVDREKIYQWINELSSPETRENALLELSKKRESVPDLAPMLWHSFGTIAALLQEIVNIYPSINPPTLTAHQSNRVCNALALLQCVASHPETRSAFLAAHIPLFLYPFLHTVSKTRPFEYLRLTSLGVIGALVKTDEQEVINFLLTTEIIPLCLRIMESGSELSKTVATFILQKILLDDTGLAYICQTYERFSHVAMILVS from the exons CCGGTTACTGCGCTGGCTCAGGTGGATCGAGAGAAGATTTACCAGTGGATCAACGAGCTGTCGAGCCCGGAGACCCGGGAGAATGCCTTGTTAGAACTCAGCAAGAAGCGGGAGTCGGTGCCCGACCTGGCCCCCATGCTCTGGCACTCCTTCGGAACCATCGCCGCACTGCTGCAG GAGATTGTAAATATTTATCCTTCTATCAACCCTCCAACCCTGACGGCTCATCAGTCTAACCGCGTGTGTAACGCGCTCGCGTTATTACAATGTGTAGCGTCGCACCCAGAAACCAG GTCCGCATTTCTCGCAGCCCACATCCCGCTCTTTCTCTATCCATTCCTGCACACTGTCAGCAAGACAAGACCCTTCGAGTATCTGCGACTCACCAGCCTGGGGGTCATAG GGGCCTTAGTAAAAACAGATGAACAGGAAGTGATAAACTTCCTTTTGACAACAGAAATTATTCCTCTCTGTCTACGGATCATGGAGTCAGGAAGCGAATTGTCCAAAACG GTTGCAACGTTCATCCTTCAGAAGATCCTGTTGGACGACACAGGGCTGGCCTACATCTGCCAAACGTACGAACGATTCTCTCATGTGGCCATGATCCTGgtgagctga